AACCATAAAAGCAACAGGATTTATACTAACCCCGGCACCGCTGCCGCCTGCAAAGGGGTATTTAGAAGAAGTTCCTCCACTTGTTTCCCCTTCATCATCAGAACTTTCCCCGGTATTTGCACTACAGCAGGAATTGTATTCCCCGCCCCCTGCTGCAAACCCGAAGGATACCTTTGAGACCGGAATTATTACAGTCCCGTCAGGAGCCTGAACAGCATCTCCTACAATAGTGTTGACATCCACCATATCCTTTATGCTTTCCATGGCTGTTGTCATCAAGCCTTCAATAGGATGTTGCTCCACAATAATCACCGCCTTTTGTTATTATCCTAATACTTTTTTAAACATTTTAGCCACTAACACATTTTTCAGCCTTAAATAAAGCACGCTTGTTTTTTGTAAAATGTGTTAAAATCATAAATCCTATAACAATAATATAGACAATTCTAATATTAAATATACAGTATAATTCTAAATTTATATTTTTTTCTGTATAATTTGGTTTTATAACCACTTGCTTTTTTTCTACTTTCATAAACCGGTGTAAAAAAGAGATAATTATGCCGCAAAAAGTCCATAAAAGCCCAGTTAATATAGAGGTGTGACAAGCATTTCCTGTCCCGAAATTCATTTTGAAACTTAAATTTTTAAGTGTTATTTTACATTTTAAAAAATTTTGTATTCTTTTTATAAGTGAGCAGTGCTTTAAATAAAAAACCCTTCCCCTCTCAATCCTATGCATAATACTTGTATACTTTATGTATTTTTCACGCTTTTTTTCATCTTTTTCTTTTTTCAGTCTATAAAAAATACCCTTCTTTTCAGTATCAATCTTTGGAATTTCATATTTGTACTTTATTAAGCCTTTATACATAAAAAAAGACAATATAAAGATTTCATCTTTGGATTTTCTTTTGTACTCAATTACAATATTTATTTTGGATAATAATATAATTATTAATAACATAATTACTGCTAAGGCAGTTAAAATAATAATAAAAAAAAACCGGGTCATTATATCACCTCAATTAGGTATTTTTCCCCAAAAATAAAAAAATACACTTATTTAGTGTATTTTTTTAGTAAAATTTTCTTTATTCTTGTGTATTTACCTTCTGTCTTTACTTATTGACTTACTTTTCATTTTCATCTTTATTTTCTCTATCATCTTTATTTCCTTGTTCATCGGTATTTACTTGTTCATTTACACTTGTATTTGGATTTGCATTTACTTGTACATCTTCGTAAGTTTGTTCAGCATCCTTTTGTTTTATTTCATTAAATTCAAATATTGGAAGATCTGAATCTGATTTAAACCCAAAACACCTGAAAAACTCTTCAGTAGTTTCATAAAGAAGGGGTCTTCCTGGGGCATCAAGCCTTCCACATTCCCTTATTAGATTTTTTTCTAAAAGTTTTTCAATTGAGCTGTCTGAATTAACCCCTCTGATTTTTTCTATTCTTGCCTTTGTAATAGGTCTGTTAAAGGCTATAATTGCAAGGGTTTCAAGGGCCGCCTGAGATAAACCGCTTTTTTGGCGGGGTTCAAACAGTATTTTTATATATTGGTACAACTCAGGCTTTGAACACATTTGATAACCTTTGTTTATTTCTCTTATGGTTATCCCTCGGGAAGGGTCGCTGTCATAGTTAACAATCATATTATTTAAAACAAGCCTGGCTGTTTTTTTATCTGTACCAATAACCTCACAGATTTTTTCAATAGAAACCCTGTCCCCTGCTGCAAAAAGAAGCCCTTCTATAATCTGCTGGTATTTTTTTAAATTCATAATGTCAGATCCCCTCCGGCTTTAGTTTTCCGCCGCTATCTTTTCATCATTAATATCTTCAAGGTCAGTACCCTCACGTCTGTAGACAAAAATTTCAGAAAAATTTTTATTTTGTTTAATGATTAATTTTTTTAATTTTGCAAGTTCTAATATAGCCAAAAACCCGGTTACAATTTCAAGTTTTGATTTTGTTTTAGCTGAAAATACATCAGAAAATTTAAAAAAAGTTCTGTTTAGGAGCGTCCTTACAACTTCACGTATTTTACTTTTTAAAGATACCTTTTCACGCTGCAGTATCTGTGTCATGTTTTTTGTGTTTTTATTCCTTTTCTTCTCATTCCGCTCCATCAGCTCAATATAAACCCTGGTAAGCTCATCATATGAAAGCTCTATAGGCTGGTCTTCCTCTTTTATATCTATTTCTTCTGGTGGTTTATAATATATTTTCCTGTATTCTTCTTCACGAGCCCTTAAAATTTCAGAAAACTTTTTATATTTCCTATACTCTGCAAGCCTTAATATAAGCTCTTCCCTTGGGTCTACCTGTTCTTCCCCCTCTTCTTTTTTAGGATTAGGAAGAAGTAGTTTTGATTTTATGTGAAGCAATGTTGCTGCCATTACCAAAAATTCACTGGCAATTTCCAAATCCATTTCCTGCATTTTAAAAAGGTAGTCCATATATTGATCGGTTATTTCATCTATGGGAATATCATATATGTCAATTTTATTTTTTTCTATAAGATGAAATAACAAATCCAATGGTCCCTCAAAATTTTGAATTTTTATTGTACAGGCATTTGATAAAACACTCTCCACAAAATACACCACCAATTAATATGAGAATTAACATAAATAAAAGCTAATCTTAAAAATTAACCTAAAAAACCTTAAATGAATCGTAAAATAAGTCATAAATAAATTTTGTTTTAAATAAGTTATGTTTTAAATAAAATCTATTTTCATTGCCCTTCTAACTTCTTCCATTGTTTTTTGGGAAACTTCTTTGGCTTTTTTGTTTCCCATACAAATTACTTCTTTTATCATATCAGGTTTCTTTAAAATATCCTGCCTTCTTTCATAAATAGGACCTAAATACTCAATCATTTTATCAGCCAGCTTCTTTTTACACTGAACACATCCTATTTTACCGCCTCTGCACTGTTCTTCTATTTCAGGAACTTCACTTTCATTAAAAATTTTGTGGAATGAAAAAACCGTACAAACTTCCGGATGTCCCGGGTCATCTTTTCTTATTCTTGCAGGGTCTGTAACCATTGTTTTAACCTTACGCCTGATTTCATCAGGGCTGTCTGACAAAGCTATTGTGTTGTTATAGCTTTTGCTCATTTTTCTTCCGTCAGTTCCCGGAAGTACCTTAGCTTTTGTTAAAATAGCTTCAGGCTCCGGAAAAACCTCACCATACATGTGGTTAAAGCGTCTTGCTATTTCCCGTGTAAGTTCTAAGTGGGGCAGCTGGTCCTCCCCTACCGGTACATAGTCCGCCTTATATATTAATATATCTGCAGCCTGAAGGCATGGATATCCCAAAAAGCCATAGGTGGTTATATTCTTGTCCTTCATTTGATTCAGCTGATCTTTGTAAGTTGGACAGCGGTACAGCCATGACAAAGGTGTTGTCATGGAAAAAAGCAGATGCAGCTCTGCATGCTCAAGCACCGATGACTGAAGGAATATAACACATTTTTCCGGGTCAAGGCCTGCGCTTATCCAGTCCACAACAAGGTCATTTATATTTTTTTTGACTTGTGTTGTATCTTCATATCCTGTTGTAAGGGCATGCCAGTCTGCTACAAAAAAATAACAATTATATTCATCCTGGAGTTTTACCCAATTTTCCAATGCTCCAAAATAATTGCCAAGATGCAGTGCCCCTGTTGGTCTCATGCCACTTAAGATTGTACCTTTTTTCACAAATAATTCACTCTCCTAAGTAAAATTTATCTATTTTTTAAAATATTTTCTAATATATAAATTTTATAATATTATAAAATATAATTAATTTGTAATTCATTTAGTTTTACTTTTATAAGCTATTTATACACTTTTATAAGCCTTTTATGTGCAAATTTTACATTTATAAATTTTATTTTATAGTGTTATACAAAATAAATTATAACTTTTTTTTTATTCAAAGTCCAATTAAATATATGTAGACATTTTTATTATATATGTTATAATTTTCCTTCAAGCAATCAGGTTTTTAAGCGGTTCCAAAATAAAAAATATAAAATTTGAAACATGTTCATAGGCCAGAGTAAGTATTGTGTTCAGTACACCCGTCATAATTAAAATAATAAAAACTATAAAAGTTGCATACTGGTTTTGTATAAATTTAAAATAATA
The genomic region above belongs to Acetivibrio saccincola and contains:
- the scpB gene encoding SMC-Scp complex subunit ScpB, which translates into the protein MNLKKYQQIIEGLLFAAGDRVSIEKICEVIGTDKKTARLVLNNMIVNYDSDPSRGITIREINKGYQMCSKPELYQYIKILFEPRQKSGLSQAALETLAIIAFNRPITKARIEKIRGVNSDSSIEKLLEKNLIRECGRLDAPGRPLLYETTEEFFRCFGFKSDSDLPIFEFNEIKQKDAEQTYEDVQVNANPNTSVNEQVNTDEQGNKDDRENKDENEK
- the ytfJ gene encoding GerW family sporulation protein; translated protein: MEQHPIEGLMTTAMESIKDMVDVNTIVGDAVQAPDGTVIIPVSKVSFGFAAGGGEYNSCCSANTGESSDDEGETSGGTSSKYPFAGGSGAGVSINPVAFMVVGQGQIRLLPVTINSSLEKILDMVPDIIEKANQSIKKKIKVRRTIKELDDEEV
- the trpS gene encoding tryptophan--tRNA ligase, which produces MKKGTILSGMRPTGALHLGNYFGALENWVKLQDEYNCYFFVADWHALTTGYEDTTQVKKNINDLVVDWISAGLDPEKCVIFLQSSVLEHAELHLLFSMTTPLSWLYRCPTYKDQLNQMKDKNITTYGFLGYPCLQAADILIYKADYVPVGEDQLPHLELTREIARRFNHMYGEVFPEPEAILTKAKVLPGTDGRKMSKSYNNTIALSDSPDEIRRKVKTMVTDPARIRKDDPGHPEVCTVFSFHKIFNESEVPEIEEQCRGGKIGCVQCKKKLADKMIEYLGPIYERRQDILKKPDMIKEVICMGNKKAKEVSQKTMEEVRRAMKIDFI
- a CDS encoding segregation and condensation protein A; protein product: MESVLSNACTIKIQNFEGPLDLLFHLIEKNKIDIYDIPIDEITDQYMDYLFKMQEMDLEIASEFLVMAATLLHIKSKLLLPNPKKEEGEEQVDPREELILRLAEYRKYKKFSEILRAREEEYRKIYYKPPEEIDIKEEDQPIELSYDELTRVYIELMERNEKKRNKNTKNMTQILQREKVSLKSKIREVVRTLLNRTFFKFSDVFSAKTKSKLEIVTGFLAILELAKLKKLIIKQNKNFSEIFVYRREGTDLEDINDEKIAAEN